A DNA window from Solanum lycopersicum chromosome 3, SLM_r2.1 contains the following coding sequences:
- the LOC101248175 gene encoding OVARIAN TUMOR DOMAIN-containing deubiquitinating enzyme 7 isoform X5: MAKTKHQKSKPNKQPHAKKHGKQADISEFRAQLDALGLKIIQVTADGNCFFRALGDQLEGNEEEHEKYRAMTVKFIRNNRDMFEPFIEDDVPFDEYCESMEKDGTWAGHMELQAASLVTHTNICIHRHMSPRWYIQNFDNRESRMLHLSYHDGEHYNSIRLREDSCTGPAIPIIIKADADLSAKSREVIAAAKSKGDTSRNMVQVGSVKMVMAGSGCDNKQKVEQVLRQVGGDVDAAIEFLIAEQGSEDQLDANDNISSLASTSQDFCPYGSGLPRNQD; encoded by the exons ATGGCCAAAACGAAGCATCAAAAATCCAAACCTAACAAACAACCTCAT GCTAAAAAGCATGGAAAGCAGGCTGATATTTCTGAATTTCGAGCTCAGCTTGATGCATTGGGCTTAAAGATTATACAAGTGACGGCAGATGGAAATTGTTTCTTCAG GGCATTAGGTGATCAATTGGAAGGCAATGAGGAGGAGCATGAGAAATATCGAGCTATGACTGTAAAATTTATCAGG AATAACCGTGATATGTTTGAGCCTTTTATTGAAGATGATGTACCATTTGATGAATATTGTGAGTCCATGGAGAAGGATGGCACTTGGGCTGGACATATGGAATTACAAGCAGCTTCTCTTGTTACTCATACCAATATATGCATCCACCGA CATATGTCACCTCGCTGGTACATACAGAATTTTGACAACCGTGAATCTCGGATGCTTCATCT TTCTTATCACGACGGAGAGCATTACAATAGCATTCGGCTAAGGGAAGATTCTTGCACTGGACCAGCTATCCCGATTATTATCAAG GCTGATGCTGATCTTTCAGCAAAATCTCGTGAAGTTATAGCTGCTGCCAAGTCTAAGGGAGACACTAGTCGAAATATGGTTCAAGTAGGATCAGTCAAAATGGTTATGGCTGGAAGTGGGTGTGATAACAAACAAAAAGTGGAGCAG GTATTACGACAAGTTGGTGGTGATGTTGATGCTGCAATAGAATTTCTGATCGCAGAACAAGGATCCGAGGACCAGTTAGATGCAAATGATAACATTTCTTCTTTGGCAAGCACTTCACAAG ACTTCTGTCCGTATGGTAGTGGCTTGCCCAGGAATCAGGATTGA
- the LOC101248175 gene encoding OVARIAN TUMOR DOMAIN-containing deubiquitinating enzyme 7 isoform X3, which produces MAKTKHQKSKPNKQPHAKKHGKQADISEFRAQLDALGLKIIQVTADGNCFFRALGDQLEGNEEEHEKYRAMTVKFIRMMYHLMNIVSPWRRMALGLDIWNYKQLLLLLIPIYASTDSYHDGEHYNSIRLREDSCTGPAIPIIIKADADLSAKSREVIAAAKSKGDTSRNMVQVGSVKMVMAGSGCDNKQKVEQVLRQVGGDVDAAIEFLIAEQGSEDQLDANDNISSLASTSQGSLGEHAIKSGDSPCKRGSSDCSVKGASDEHTSLEDEKKIPRNKACPCGSKKKYKSCCGSVAGKHPTSFTDNHTIDYGKGRRDKKQGKKVPPVNVTTSKQSDARPPDMGALCI; this is translated from the exons ATGGCCAAAACGAAGCATCAAAAATCCAAACCTAACAAACAACCTCAT GCTAAAAAGCATGGAAAGCAGGCTGATATTTCTGAATTTCGAGCTCAGCTTGATGCATTGGGCTTAAAGATTATACAAGTGACGGCAGATGGAAATTGTTTCTTCAG GGCATTAGGTGATCAATTGGAAGGCAATGAGGAGGAGCATGAGAAATATCGAGCTATGACTGTAAAATTTATCAGG ATGATGTACCATTTGATGAATATTGTGAGTCCATGGAGAAGGATGGCACTTGGGCTGGACATATGGAATTACAAGCAGCTTCTCTTGTTACTCATACCAATATATGCATCCACCGA TTCTTATCACGACGGAGAGCATTACAATAGCATTCGGCTAAGGGAAGATTCTTGCACTGGACCAGCTATCCCGATTATTATCAAG GCTGATGCTGATCTTTCAGCAAAATCTCGTGAAGTTATAGCTGCTGCCAAGTCTAAGGGAGACACTAGTCGAAATATGGTTCAAGTAGGATCAGTCAAAATGGTTATGGCTGGAAGTGGGTGTGATAACAAACAAAAAGTGGAGCAG GTATTACGACAAGTTGGTGGTGATGTTGATGCTGCAATAGAATTTCTGATCGCAGAACAAGGATCCGAGGACCAGTTAGATGCAAATGATAACATTTCTTCTTTGGCAAGCACTTCACAAG GGTCTTTAGGAGAGCATGCTATCAAATCTGGAGACTCACCTTGTAAAAGAGGTTCCTCTGACTGTAGTGTAAAAGGAGCTTCTGATGAACACACCTCCCTGGAAGATGAAAAG AAAATTCCAAGAAATAAGGCCTGTCCCTGTGGTTCAAAGAAGAAATACAAGTCTTGCTGTGGATCAGTTGCTGGAAAGCATCCTACTAGCTTTACAGA CAACCATACAATTGATTATGGAAAGGGTCGGAGAGATAAAAAGCAAGGAAAGAAAGTTCCCCCTGTCAATGTTACGACTTCAAAACAATCTGATGCAAGGCCACCAGACATGGGCGCTCTTTGTATATAG
- the LOC101248175 gene encoding OVARIAN TUMOR DOMAIN-containing deubiquitinating enzyme 7 isoform X1 → MAKTKHQKSKPNKQPHAKKHGKQADISEFRAQLDALGLKIIQVTADGNCFFRALGDQLEGNEEEHEKYRAMTVKFIRNNRDMFEPFIEDDVPFDEYCESMEKDGTWAGHMELQAASLVTHTNICIHRHMSPRWYIQNFDNRESRMLHLSYHDGEHYNSIRLREDSCTGPAIPIIIKADADLSAKSREVIAAAKSKGDTSRNMVQVGSVKMVMAGSGCDNKQKVEQVLRQVGGDVDAAIEFLIAEQGSEDQLDANDNISSLASTSQGSLGEHAIKSGDSPCKRGSSDCSVKGASDEHTSLEDEKKIPRNKACPCGSKKKYKSCCGSVAGKHPTSFTDNHTIDYGKGRRDKKQGKKVPPVNVTTSKQSDARPPDMGALCI, encoded by the exons ATGGCCAAAACGAAGCATCAAAAATCCAAACCTAACAAACAACCTCAT GCTAAAAAGCATGGAAAGCAGGCTGATATTTCTGAATTTCGAGCTCAGCTTGATGCATTGGGCTTAAAGATTATACAAGTGACGGCAGATGGAAATTGTTTCTTCAG GGCATTAGGTGATCAATTGGAAGGCAATGAGGAGGAGCATGAGAAATATCGAGCTATGACTGTAAAATTTATCAGG AATAACCGTGATATGTTTGAGCCTTTTATTGAAGATGATGTACCATTTGATGAATATTGTGAGTCCATGGAGAAGGATGGCACTTGGGCTGGACATATGGAATTACAAGCAGCTTCTCTTGTTACTCATACCAATATATGCATCCACCGA CATATGTCACCTCGCTGGTACATACAGAATTTTGACAACCGTGAATCTCGGATGCTTCATCT TTCTTATCACGACGGAGAGCATTACAATAGCATTCGGCTAAGGGAAGATTCTTGCACTGGACCAGCTATCCCGATTATTATCAAG GCTGATGCTGATCTTTCAGCAAAATCTCGTGAAGTTATAGCTGCTGCCAAGTCTAAGGGAGACACTAGTCGAAATATGGTTCAAGTAGGATCAGTCAAAATGGTTATGGCTGGAAGTGGGTGTGATAACAAACAAAAAGTGGAGCAG GTATTACGACAAGTTGGTGGTGATGTTGATGCTGCAATAGAATTTCTGATCGCAGAACAAGGATCCGAGGACCAGTTAGATGCAAATGATAACATTTCTTCTTTGGCAAGCACTTCACAAG GGTCTTTAGGAGAGCATGCTATCAAATCTGGAGACTCACCTTGTAAAAGAGGTTCCTCTGACTGTAGTGTAAAAGGAGCTTCTGATGAACACACCTCCCTGGAAGATGAAAAG AAAATTCCAAGAAATAAGGCCTGTCCCTGTGGTTCAAAGAAGAAATACAAGTCTTGCTGTGGATCAGTTGCTGGAAAGCATCCTACTAGCTTTACAGA CAACCATACAATTGATTATGGAAAGGGTCGGAGAGATAAAAAGCAAGGAAAGAAAGTTCCCCCTGTCAATGTTACGACTTCAAAACAATCTGATGCAAGGCCACCAGACATGGGCGCTCTTTGTATATAG
- the LOC101248175 gene encoding OVARIAN TUMOR DOMAIN-containing deubiquitinating enzyme 7 isoform X2, whose translation MAKTKHQKSKPNKQPHAKKHGKQADISEFRAQLDALGLKIIQVTADGNCFFRALGDQLEGNEEEHEKYRAMTVKFIRNNRDMFEPFIEDDVPFDEYCESMEKDGTWAGHMELQAASLVTHTNICIHRHMSPRWYIQNFDNRESRMLHLSYHDGEHYNSIRLREDSCTGPAIPIIIKADADLSAKSREVIAAAKSKGDTSRNMVQVGSVKMVMAGSGCDNKQKVEQVLRQVGGDVDAAIEFLIAEQGSEDQLDANDNISSLASTSQGEHAIKSGDSPCKRGSSDCSVKGASDEHTSLEDEKKIPRNKACPCGSKKKYKSCCGSVAGKHPTSFTDNHTIDYGKGRRDKKQGKKVPPVNVTTSKQSDARPPDMGALCI comes from the exons ATGGCCAAAACGAAGCATCAAAAATCCAAACCTAACAAACAACCTCAT GCTAAAAAGCATGGAAAGCAGGCTGATATTTCTGAATTTCGAGCTCAGCTTGATGCATTGGGCTTAAAGATTATACAAGTGACGGCAGATGGAAATTGTTTCTTCAG GGCATTAGGTGATCAATTGGAAGGCAATGAGGAGGAGCATGAGAAATATCGAGCTATGACTGTAAAATTTATCAGG AATAACCGTGATATGTTTGAGCCTTTTATTGAAGATGATGTACCATTTGATGAATATTGTGAGTCCATGGAGAAGGATGGCACTTGGGCTGGACATATGGAATTACAAGCAGCTTCTCTTGTTACTCATACCAATATATGCATCCACCGA CATATGTCACCTCGCTGGTACATACAGAATTTTGACAACCGTGAATCTCGGATGCTTCATCT TTCTTATCACGACGGAGAGCATTACAATAGCATTCGGCTAAGGGAAGATTCTTGCACTGGACCAGCTATCCCGATTATTATCAAG GCTGATGCTGATCTTTCAGCAAAATCTCGTGAAGTTATAGCTGCTGCCAAGTCTAAGGGAGACACTAGTCGAAATATGGTTCAAGTAGGATCAGTCAAAATGGTTATGGCTGGAAGTGGGTGTGATAACAAACAAAAAGTGGAGCAG GTATTACGACAAGTTGGTGGTGATGTTGATGCTGCAATAGAATTTCTGATCGCAGAACAAGGATCCGAGGACCAGTTAGATGCAAATGATAACATTTCTTCTTTGGCAAGCACTTCACAAG GAGAGCATGCTATCAAATCTGGAGACTCACCTTGTAAAAGAGGTTCCTCTGACTGTAGTGTAAAAGGAGCTTCTGATGAACACACCTCCCTGGAAGATGAAAAG AAAATTCCAAGAAATAAGGCCTGTCCCTGTGGTTCAAAGAAGAAATACAAGTCTTGCTGTGGATCAGTTGCTGGAAAGCATCCTACTAGCTTTACAGA CAACCATACAATTGATTATGGAAAGGGTCGGAGAGATAAAAAGCAAGGAAAGAAAGTTCCCCCTGTCAATGTTACGACTTCAAAACAATCTGATGCAAGGCCACCAGACATGGGCGCTCTTTGTATATAG
- the LOC101248175 gene encoding OVARIAN TUMOR DOMAIN-containing deubiquitinating enzyme 7 isoform X4, protein MAKTKHQKSKPNKQPHAKKHGKQADISEFRAQLDALGLKIIQVTADGNCFFRALGDQLEGNEEEHEKYRAMTVKFIRNNRDMFEPFIEDDVPFDEYCESMEKDGTWAGHMELQAASLVTHTNICIHRHMSPRWYIQNFDNRESRMLHLSYHDGEHYNSIRLREDSCTGPAIPIIIKADADLSAKSREVIAAAKSKGDTSRNMVQVGSVKMVMAGSGCDNKQKVEQVLRQVGGDVDAAIEFLIAEQGSEDQLDANDNISSLASTSQGVLYKCGYRGQMQHNLNFNIWKYGSSNDMGAGILLKIELYGKL, encoded by the exons ATGGCCAAAACGAAGCATCAAAAATCCAAACCTAACAAACAACCTCAT GCTAAAAAGCATGGAAAGCAGGCTGATATTTCTGAATTTCGAGCTCAGCTTGATGCATTGGGCTTAAAGATTATACAAGTGACGGCAGATGGAAATTGTTTCTTCAG GGCATTAGGTGATCAATTGGAAGGCAATGAGGAGGAGCATGAGAAATATCGAGCTATGACTGTAAAATTTATCAGG AATAACCGTGATATGTTTGAGCCTTTTATTGAAGATGATGTACCATTTGATGAATATTGTGAGTCCATGGAGAAGGATGGCACTTGGGCTGGACATATGGAATTACAAGCAGCTTCTCTTGTTACTCATACCAATATATGCATCCACCGA CATATGTCACCTCGCTGGTACATACAGAATTTTGACAACCGTGAATCTCGGATGCTTCATCT TTCTTATCACGACGGAGAGCATTACAATAGCATTCGGCTAAGGGAAGATTCTTGCACTGGACCAGCTATCCCGATTATTATCAAG GCTGATGCTGATCTTTCAGCAAAATCTCGTGAAGTTATAGCTGCTGCCAAGTCTAAGGGAGACACTAGTCGAAATATGGTTCAAGTAGGATCAGTCAAAATGGTTATGGCTGGAAGTGGGTGTGATAACAAACAAAAAGTGGAGCAG GTATTACGACAAGTTGGTGGTGATGTTGATGCTGCAATAGAATTTCTGATCGCAGAACAAGGATCCGAGGACCAGTTAGATGCAAATGATAACATTTCTTCTTTGGCAAGCACTTCACAAG GTGTCCTATACAAGTGTGGATATAGAGGTCAGATGCAACATAATctgaattttaatatttggaAGTATGGATCCAGTAACGATATGGGTGCGGGAATTCTGCTAAAAATAGAGTTATATGGCAAATTATGA